A window of Nitrospirae bacterium YQR-1 genomic DNA:
TCTTTTAAATCCCTCACCATAGCTCTTTCCTCCTCCTAACGTAATATCGCCTATAAACATACGCCTCATAAAACGGCCTGCATTAGTCCTTAACAAAAGCCTCATCCTGTTTGTGCTCCGCCTTAAGAGGAAGCTCCACAGTAAACACTGTTCCCTTGCCTGGGACACTTGTTACGAGTATATCTCCGCCGAGTTTTTTTATTATACCATAAGAGATGGAAAGACCAAGTCCAGTACCCTTATCTTTTTCTTTAGTTGTGAAAAACGGCTCAAAAATATGCTTCAACTGCTCCGCATGCACGCCCGGGCCATTGTCGGATATTTGTACCAACACAGTACCGGTGCTATCCTTAAACATCGTAGTGAGCTCTATAACTCCCCCCTTATCAACAGCATCAACAGCGTTATTGACAATGTTTAATATCACCTGCTGCACCTGCCCCTTATCGGTAACTATGCTGGGTATGCTCTCTGAAAAGTTACGTACAAGCCCAATGCTCCTAAAGAGGATTTCCCGCTCCAGAAAGCTTAATACCTCCGATATGGTTTCGTTTATATCGATAATCTCAAAGGCTACATCCATGCGACGGGCAAAACCCAGTAAACGGTGCGTTATAGTGCGGCAACGGTTAACGGCATCTATTATCCCCTTAATTAAGTTATAAAAACTCTCCCGCCGGCTCATCTCGTTTAAAAACCCGGAAGATGTACCATTTTCCGCCGACATTTCAATTATATCTTTTATAAGCCCTGCCCGCTCACTTATTATAGAGAGCGGATTGTTTATCTCATGTGCCACACCTGCGGCAAGCCTGCCGATAGAGGCAAGCTTTGCTGAGTGTTCTATTTCACTCATGGCTGTTTCACGCTTAATGTCAGCCTCTTTTATACGATCCACAAACACGCCTGTTATCTTATAGGTAACAAGTGCAAAAGACATAAGACTCACTATAGAAACTATAACCAGCCACGTTAAATGATCCCCTGTTTCATTATAAATACGGCTCTTAAGCCAAAAGTGATTTAGAATCACCATGGCGCCTATGAAGAGGCTCGAAAGAAGCATCAAAAGGGTCATTATGATAAGTTTAAGACGCCGGTATCTTGCTTTATACATTTTTATTCACGTACTTAAACAGGCTCTGTCCAGTGTATGAGCCCTCAAATTCGGTAAGCTCCTCAGGAGTACCTTCAAACATGATATTTCCACCCTCATATCCGCCCTCCGGGCCCAGGTCAATCACGTAGTCGGAGGCACACACAACGTCCAGATTGTGCTCTATCACCACCACCGTGTTGTTTGCGTTAACCAGCCGGATAAGGAAAGACATCAGAGCTGCAACGTCGTGCATGTGCAGCCCGATGGTCGGCTCATCCAGCACGTACAGAATCCTCTCATTACCTGGTGTTCCCAGTTCGGCACATATTTTAAGCCTCTGAGCCTCACCACCGGAAAGCGTGGTTGCAGCTTGTCCAATCCTGAGATATCCCAGCCCGACGTCTTTAAGGAGCTGTAGTTTTTTCACTATCGCAGCATCCTCACTGAACAGCTCAAGGGTTTCATCCACGGTCAGCCCCAACACCTCGCTGATGCTCCATCCGCGGTATTTTATGCGTAATGCCTCGGCAGAGTAACGCATCCCGCTGCATTGTTGACATTTTACATACAAGTCTTCAAAAAAGTACATCTCCAGTTTCTCATACCCCTCCCCCTTGCAGTGTTCACATCTGCCGCCTTTGAGGTTAAATGAGAAAAACCCGGGCTCATATCCGTGAACCTTTGCCTCCGTCTGGTCAGAAAATATTTTCCTGATGTTGTCAAAGAACTTCATATAAGTGGCGGGGTTTGAGCGCGGTGTTCTCCCTATGGGGGATTGATCTACAAGGCAGATGCCGTTAAGTTGCTCGACACCGTTGAGTTTTTCAAAGGGAAGGGACTTATCGGAGGAGTTTTTCAGATGCTTAGCCACTGCTCTATAGAGGGTTTCCACAACCAGTGAGCTTTTCCCCGACCCTGATACACCTGTTACCACGGTTAGTTTATTAACAGGGATTTTAAAATTGATATTTTTAAGATTATGTCCTTTAGCTCCTGTGATTTCTATAAAACCTGCCGGCTCTGTTTTTAGTCTTTTTCGCTTTTTGCCTGTTTGAGCATCCCCTGAGAGGTATTTTGCTGTTATAGTGTCTGAGTTACAAAAATCATTAATCGTACCGGAAAAAACAATTTCTCCTCCGTTTTTGCCGCCCCCCGGGCCCAACTCCATTACCCAGTCCGAACCGGCTATTATCTCAGGGTCATGCTCTACCACGATAACCGTGTTACCCAGACCGGAGAGTTCCTTTATTATTTCCATAATACGCCGGTTGTCTCTGCTGTGGAGCCCCACAGTGGGTTCATCCAGAACGTAAAGAGTGCCGGCAAGACGGCATGAGAGCTGATTGGCAAGGTTAACACGTTGATACTCTCCGCCGGAGAGTGTCAACGTTTGCCGCTGCATGGTCAGATATCCCAGTCCCATTTTAACCATAACGCTGAGCTTGGCTGAAATGTGTCTGTGTGCCTCGGAAATGACCTCCAGCTCGTGTTCTGTCAGTGGCGGCTTTTGGAAAAAACTGTGTAACTCATTAATTGTCATAGCGTTCATATCGGCAAGGCTTATCCCTGCGATTTTATAAGAAAGCGCCTCTTCTTTTAATCGCGTTCCGTTGCACACCGGGCAGATAGCGGCTACACGGTATTTACTTAAAAACACTCTCACGTGAAGTTTGTACCGTTTTTCCGAGAGGGCTTCAAAGAAATCATTTATTCCGTAAAAACCTTTACCGCCTTTATAAAGAATTTCCCACTGCTGCGGTGTAAAATCCGCAAGGGGCATTCTGACGTCAATTCCATGCTTTACTACATTTTTCAGCAGTTGGTTTTTCCACCATGTGAAAGCCGGTTTTTCAAACGGCTCGATAGCGCCCTCATAAAGACTAAGTGACAAATCCGGTACTACCAGTGCGGGGTCGTAATTAAGCACATTGCCAAAGCCTTTACACTGCGGGCAAGCCCCAACGGGGTGGTTAAATGAAAACAGAATGGGCATAGGTTCAGGGAGCACCCTGCCGCAACTGTCACAGGAGTGCTTATCGGAGTAAATGAAATCCTCCGCCCCGGGAGACATTATTTTTATCCTGCCATCCCCTTCTTTCCATGCCAGCTCGAGGGATTCAAACAACCGTGGATCATCTGAAATTATAAGCCTGTCTAAAACCACCTCATGTCTGTCGGTATCTCCAGTGATTTCAAAAATATCTTTTGTTTGCCCGTCTTCATAGATTCTGTAAAATCCACGCTCTCTGAGGCTTGCAAGTGTCTCACCGGTTTCAAACATTATCATAGCCCGTCTGTCTTTGTGGTGAGTGATTAACTCATCATATACTTTTTCCACATCCCATCTGATTATATTACTGCCGCAGGAGGGGCAAACCGGATTTGCTATTTTGGCAAAGACAACC
This region includes:
- the uvrA gene encoding excinuclease ABC subunit UvrA, coding for MYSNWLEIKGIKQNNLKNLNVRIPHDCVIAITGLSGSGKSSLAFDTIFAEGQWRFIESLSTYAKLFLEKLDKPDIEEAVNIRPAIALQQRNPVKGSRSTVGTVTEVYDLLRVVFAKIANPVCPSCGSNIIRWDVEKVYDELITHHKDRRAMIMFETGETLASLRERGFYRIYEDGQTKDIFEITGDTDRHEVVLDRLIISDDPRLFESLELAWKEGDGRIKIMSPGAEDFIYSDKHSCDSCGRVLPEPMPILFSFNHPVGACPQCKGFGNVLNYDPALVVPDLSLSLYEGAIEPFEKPAFTWWKNQLLKNVVKHGIDVRMPLADFTPQQWEILYKGGKGFYGINDFFEALSEKRYKLHVRVFLSKYRVAAICPVCNGTRLKEEALSYKIAGISLADMNAMTINELHSFFQKPPLTEHELEVISEAHRHISAKLSVMVKMGLGYLTMQRQTLTLSGGEYQRVNLANQLSCRLAGTLYVLDEPTVGLHSRDNRRIMEIIKELSGLGNTVIVVEHDPEIIAGSDWVMELGPGGGKNGGEIVFSGTINDFCNSDTITAKYLSGDAQTGKKRKRLKTEPAGFIEITGAKGHNLKNINFKIPVNKLTVVTGVSGSGKSSLVVETLYRAVAKHLKNSSDKSLPFEKLNGVEQLNGICLVDQSPIGRTPRSNPATYMKFFDNIRKIFSDQTEAKVHGYEPGFFSFNLKGGRCEHCKGEGYEKLEMYFFEDLYVKCQQCSGMRYSAEALRIKYRGWSISEVLGLTVDETLELFSEDAAIVKKLQLLKDVGLGYLRIGQAATTLSGGEAQRLKICAELGTPGNERILYVLDEPTIGLHMHDVAALMSFLIRLVNANNTVVVIEHNLDVVCASDYVIDLGPEGGYEGGNIMFEGTPEELTEFEGSYTGQSLFKYVNKNV
- a CDS encoding ATP-binding protein — encoded protein: MYKARYRRLKLIIMTLLMLLSSLFIGAMVILNHFWLKSRIYNETGDHLTWLVIVSIVSLMSFALVTYKITGVFVDRIKEADIKRETAMSEIEHSAKLASIGRLAAGVAHEINNPLSIISERAGLIKDIIEMSAENGTSSGFLNEMSRRESFYNLIKGIIDAVNRCRTITHRLLGFARRMDVAFEIIDINETISEVLSFLEREILFRSIGLVRNFSESIPSIVTDKGQVQQVILNIVNNAVDAVDKGGVIELTTMFKDSTGTVLVQISDNGPGVHAEQLKHIFEPFFTTKEKDKGTGLGLSISYGIIKKLGGDILVTSVPGKGTVFTVELPLKAEHKQDEAFVKD